The following proteins are encoded in a genomic region of Maribacter hydrothermalis:
- a CDS encoding nuclear transport factor 2 family protein, giving the protein MNDISQNTSNDPESIIKLLMTAMSANDAEKIRSLFNSNASQAYGDGAAKSGKAFFSWLESDIIKRKGHVDNAKYTVNGNEVVVTGQYSSEGYTNKANFLFTVKDGQIMSWQMRY; this is encoded by the coding sequence ATGAACGATATAAGTCAAAACACATCAAATGATCCGGAAAGTATTATCAAATTACTGATGACGGCAATGTCGGCCAATGATGCTGAAAAAATACGTTCGCTATTTAATTCCAATGCTTCACAAGCTTATGGAGATGGTGCCGCAAAATCTGGAAAAGCATTTTTTAGCTGGTTAGAAAGTGATATTATTAAACGGAAGGGTCATGTAGATAATGCTAAATATACTGTTAATGGCAATGAAGTTGTAGTTACAGGTCAATACAGCAGTGAGGGCTATACCAATAAAGCTAATTTTTTGTTTACCGTAAAAGATGGGCAGATTATGAGCTGGCAAATGCGTTATTAA
- a CDS encoding SDR family oxidoreductase encodes MAKIDLKNKVVVIAGGAKNLGGLISREVAKQGSDVVVHFHSDSAKADAEKTVKAVESLGRKAIMVQSDLTKADNVKALFKKAKDAFGRVDVAVNTVGMVLKKPFAETSEAEFDTMSDINSKSAYFFIKEAGTNLENDGKIITIATSLLGAYTGLYATYAGGKAPVEHYTRAASKEFGDRGISVNSIAPGPMDTQFFYGQESPEAVAYHKSASALGGLTKIEDIVPIITFLATDGWWITGQTILANGGYTTK; translated from the coding sequence ATGGCAAAAATAGATTTAAAAAACAAGGTAGTAGTAATCGCTGGAGGAGCTAAAAACTTAGGCGGACTAATTAGTAGGGAAGTAGCAAAACAAGGTTCAGACGTTGTGGTACATTTTCATAGTGATAGTGCAAAAGCTGATGCGGAAAAAACAGTTAAAGCTGTTGAAAGTTTAGGCAGAAAGGCAATAATGGTCCAAAGCGATTTAACAAAAGCCGATAACGTAAAAGCACTTTTTAAAAAGGCTAAAGACGCGTTTGGTCGTGTAGATGTTGCTGTAAATACAGTTGGTATGGTCTTAAAAAAACCTTTTGCCGAGACATCGGAAGCAGAATTCGATACCATGTCCGACATCAATAGTAAATCAGCTTATTTTTTCATTAAAGAAGCGGGTACAAACTTAGAAAACGATGGCAAAATTATAACCATTGCAACATCATTGTTAGGGGCATACACAGGATTGTACGCTACTTACGCAGGAGGAAAAGCACCAGTTGAACATTATACAAGAGCAGCATCAAAAGAATTCGGAGATAGAGGGATTTCGGTGAATTCTATTGCGCCTGGACCAATGGATACTCAATTTTTCTATGGACAGGAATCACCAGAAGCGGTTGCCTACCACAAATCAGCTTCGGCATTAGGAGGGTTAACCAAAATAGAGGATATCGTACCTATTATTACTTTTTTAGCTACCGATGGTTGGTGGATTACTGGACAGACCATTTTAGCAAATGGTGGTTATACAACTAAGTAA
- a CDS encoding AraC family transcriptional regulator, whose protein sequence is MTRTDEIVYFEKVADLYNALEIPIEQNSEFSINNLLNIHKEIPYKSPVFRTNYYSFVFIKKGEGNYTTDAQKFEYDSKTIYFTNPGHIKAFEFYSLEEAYLITFSEEFLKTNINQNVFADFPFLLSETVPPQKPNEIQYQEIETLYLQIFNENKNNSPYKSKIISNLLIVLLLKVKDLFWQDYLPIEEGNSQSKIVKQFKENLESHYRKLVKKESSEILYSQDYAHMQQLNSSYFSQVIKSKTGKSPTNWITEKTTSLAKSLLKNSGKSIKEITFAIGFSETAHFSNFFKKQTGLSPSAFRKKHRI, encoded by the coding sequence ATGACAAGAACAGATGAAATAGTATATTTTGAAAAAGTCGCGGATTTATATAATGCTTTAGAAATACCTATTGAACAGAACAGTGAATTTTCAATAAATAACCTTTTAAACATCCATAAAGAAATACCGTACAAGTCACCTGTTTTTAGAACAAATTATTATTCATTTGTATTTATAAAAAAAGGAGAAGGTAATTATACCACCGACGCACAAAAATTTGAATACGACTCTAAAACCATTTATTTTACCAATCCAGGACATATAAAGGCATTTGAGTTTTACAGCTTAGAAGAAGCGTATTTAATTACGTTTAGTGAAGAATTTCTAAAAACTAATATTAATCAAAATGTGTTTGCTGATTTTCCATTTCTACTTTCAGAAACTGTTCCGCCTCAAAAACCGAATGAAATTCAGTATCAAGAAATAGAAACGCTTTACCTTCAAATTTTTAATGAAAATAAAAACAATTCCCCTTATAAAAGTAAGATTATCAGTAATTTACTAATTGTTTTATTATTAAAGGTCAAAGATTTGTTTTGGCAAGATTATCTCCCAATAGAAGAAGGCAATAGCCAATCTAAAATAGTGAAACAATTCAAGGAAAACCTTGAATCTCATTATCGAAAATTAGTTAAAAAGGAGAGTTCTGAAATTTTGTATTCTCAAGATTATGCTCATATGCAACAACTGAATTCCAGTTATTTTAGTCAGGTAATCAAAAGTAAAACAGGTAAATCGCCAACCAACTGGATTACTGAAAAAACGACTTCTTTGGCAAAATCTTTATTAAAAAACAGTGGTAAATCTATTAAGGAAATCACTTTTGCAATAGGCTTTTCCGAAACGGCACATTTTAGTAATTTTTTCAAAAAACAAACAGGACTTTCACCTTCGGCATTTCGAAAAAAACACAGAATCTAA
- a CDS encoding ester cyclase, producing the protein MKRTLHIKIISLVIVSSLFFSCQSNPNKTNQTEKVVENQKENTWNAEEQELIALVEKLLFAVGNSDFQTLESIVSNKANLASAIIRDGVSKNSVISISDYFESQKKGERSPFYEPVKEYKIHINKGQIAFVWADATLHKYGVSKTNNIDNFTLIKEDGEWKFINVSYTNTTLPEELQKFDIAIFAKSYAQVWCSQRPKFVSYFFAEDGVLQINDGIPAEGTEAITNVAKSFMETFPDMVVSMDSLATKNDKTKFHWTLTGTNNGPDGTGNKVRINGFEEWTINEEGLIQESKGYFDEKEYKRQLEFGTDN; encoded by the coding sequence ATGAAAAGAACATTACATATTAAAATAATATCACTTGTAATTGTTTCTAGTTTATTTTTTAGTTGTCAGTCTAATCCAAATAAAACCAATCAGACTGAAAAGGTTGTAGAGAACCAAAAAGAAAATACTTGGAATGCGGAAGAACAGGAGCTCATAGCTCTTGTGGAGAAGCTCTTATTTGCTGTGGGTAATTCGGACTTTCAGACGTTGGAATCTATAGTTTCAAACAAGGCAAATTTGGCTAGTGCCATAATTAGAGATGGAGTTTCTAAAAATTCTGTTATTTCAATTAGCGATTATTTTGAATCACAAAAAAAAGGAGAACGGAGTCCCTTTTATGAACCCGTTAAGGAATACAAAATTCATATAAACAAGGGCCAGATTGCTTTTGTTTGGGCAGATGCTACGCTACATAAATATGGTGTATCTAAGACAAATAACATCGATAATTTCACCTTAATTAAGGAAGATGGTGAATGGAAATTCATTAATGTCTCATACACAAATACAACTTTGCCAGAAGAATTGCAAAAGTTTGATATAGCCATTTTTGCAAAGAGTTATGCACAAGTGTGGTGTAGCCAAAGACCTAAATTTGTCTCCTATTTTTTCGCCGAAGATGGCGTGCTTCAGATAAATGATGGAATACCGGCAGAAGGTACAGAAGCGATAACAAATGTTGCTAAAAGTTTTATGGAGACTTTTCCTGATATGGTTGTTTCAATGGACAGTTTGGCAACAAAGAATGACAAAACAAAATTTCATTGGACGCTTACTGGAACTAATAATGGACCAGATGGAACTGGCAACAAAGTACGTATTAATGGATTTGAAGAATGGACTATAAATGAAGAAGGGTTAATTCAAGAATCAAAGGGCTATTTTGATGAAAAAGAATACAAGCGACAACTGGAGTTTGGAACGGATAATTAA
- a CDS encoding transposase codes for MKNSKFSESQIIKALKENEQGRSVGDLSRELGIDKSTFYYWRKKYGGMEQQQLKRLKELEEENNKLKQMYADVSLDNKMLKDVLSKKF; via the coding sequence ATGAAAAACAGCAAATTTAGCGAGAGCCAGATTATTAAGGCTCTTAAGGAAAACGAACAAGGAAGATCCGTAGGTGATCTATCCAGGGAATTAGGAATTGATAAAAGCACTTTCTACTATTGGCGTAAGAAGTACGGAGGCATGGAACAACAGCAGCTTAAACGTTTAAAAGAGCTTGAAGAAGAGAACAATAAGCTCAAACAGATGTATGCCGATGTAAGTCTTGACAATAAGATGCTAAAGGACGTATTGTCAAAAAAGTTCTAA
- a CDS encoding IS3 family transposase, whose protein sequence is MKTFVVPIIRACKVVGLSRSMWYYQSKKDDSEVIDKLTALAESYPTRGFDEYYYKIRREGLKWNRKRVLRVYREMKLSLRRKHKKRLVKRIKQPLETPLTLNECWSMDFMSDALTDGRKLRVFNVLDDCNREALAIDAGLSYPARAVMETLDRLKDEIGTPKYVRCDNGPEFTSKTFMNWCKKNFIEIKYTQPRKPMQNGYIERFNRFFREDILDAYYFNDIYQLQKISDNWRDDYNFNHPHKSLGNISPKEFMPRFDEEFKFFIKSDLNNNYLSNLEVS, encoded by the coding sequence ATCAAAACGTTTGTAGTTCCTATCATCCGTGCCTGTAAAGTTGTAGGCCTGAGTAGATCGATGTGGTATTACCAAAGTAAGAAGGATGATAGCGAGGTTATCGATAAGCTAACAGCGTTGGCGGAATCGTACCCAACTAGAGGTTTTGATGAATATTATTACAAGATCCGTCGTGAAGGCTTAAAATGGAACAGAAAACGAGTGTTACGTGTGTACCGCGAGATGAAACTCAGTCTGCGCCGTAAACATAAAAAGCGTTTGGTCAAACGTATAAAACAACCTTTGGAAACACCTTTGACACTAAATGAGTGTTGGAGTATGGATTTTATGAGCGATGCGCTTACCGATGGCAGAAAGTTGCGTGTATTTAATGTTTTGGATGATTGTAACCGGGAAGCTCTGGCAATAGATGCAGGACTTTCTTATCCGGCGAGAGCCGTAATGGAAACATTGGATCGTTTAAAAGATGAAATAGGAACACCTAAATACGTGAGGTGCGATAATGGTCCGGAGTTTACCTCTAAGACATTTATGAACTGGTGTAAAAAGAACTTTATAGAAATTAAATATACACAACCGAGAAAGCCGATGCAAAACGGATATATAGAACGATTTAATCGTTTTTTTAGAGAAGATATATTGGATGCCTATTATTTCAATGACATTTATCAGCTTCAAAAGATAAGCGATAACTGGCGGGATGATTATAATTTTAACCATCCGCATAAATCATTAGGCAATATATCTCCCAAAGAATTCATGCCCAGATTTGATGAAGAATTTAAATTCTTCATCAAATCTGACCTAAATAATAATTATTTATCGAATTTAGAGGTGTCCTAA
- a CDS encoding S1 domain-containing protein: MELGIVLTYFEIRKFGFIVSRKGTVFVHSNNCNSKISRDVIVAFDIEQNEKGLNAINTTSINELNDDKLKSELYNSSDENLLKWLVINGDKVYKERFYKDYFETLKNKHLTFLEDYLNQFTKENFLRFFDIKFVSHLKQNSRDWSYRWYEYIIESDFEIKYIFENSDYYLMNYPYGLLKFEDSYIETFIYYRENIDIKIKEYKLLDKEDLNITDSYLNSIKEKFTESFLSNYCRKAHMNSLKRYLFEKNDDENFLELCNRFVLEKNLEKFIDKYIVDWSMKTPSAKELEEQNDAYYL, encoded by the coding sequence ATGGAATTAGGCATTGTTCTAACATATTTTGAAATAAGAAAATTTGGATTTATAGTGTCTCGAAAAGGGACAGTTTTTGTCCATTCAAATAACTGTAATTCAAAAATATCAAGAGATGTTATTGTTGCCTTTGATATTGAACAAAACGAGAAAGGATTAAATGCAATAAATACAACAAGTATAAATGAACTCAATGACGACAAATTAAAATCAGAGCTTTATAATTCTTCAGATGAAAATCTTTTAAAATGGTTAGTTATAAATGGAGATAAAGTCTATAAAGAAAGATTCTACAAAGATTATTTTGAAACACTTAAAAATAAACATTTAACATTTTTAGAAGATTACTTAAATCAATTTACAAAAGAAAACTTTTTGAGATTTTTTGATATAAAATTCGTTTCTCACTTAAAACAAAACTCAAGAGATTGGTCGTATAGATGGTATGAATACATAATAGAATCGGATTTTGAGATTAAATATATATTTGAAAATTCTGATTATTATTTAATGAACTACCCATACGGATTACTAAAATTCGAAGATTCATATATAGAAACCTTTATTTATTACCGTGAAAATATAGATATTAAAATTAAAGAATATAAATTATTAGATAAGGAGGATTTAAATATTACGGATTCTTATTTGAACTCTATAAAAGAAAAATTTACTGAATCTTTCCTATCAAATTATTGTCGAAAAGCTCATATGAATTCCCTCAAGCGGTATCTCTTTGAAAAAAATGACGATGAAAATTTCCTGGAATTATGTAACCGCTTTGTTTTAGAAAAAAATCTTGAAAAATTTATTGATAAATACATAGTCGATTGGAGTATGAAAACTCCAAGCGCAAAAGAATTGGAAGAACAAAATGATGCTTATTATTTATGA
- a CDS encoding IS1182 family transposase — MQGKKEYQEKLFASFQLSERIPKNNFYRRLGSALDLGFLYKLTRPYYGESGQKSIDPVVFFKLCLVGYLENLISDRKLIAHCSMRLDILYFIGYDIDEELPWHSTISRTRQLFPESVFEEVFTNILQLCIEKGMVSGHTQAIDSAPVKANASMDTLELKVPEEELKEHLVRIRAISAMDREVPHRKSKDNKADKGDRSITASGKELNAIKSRNKKWAKDQDQRPGAGNKGAKYTSNKTHYSPTDPDARISVKPGKARKLNYLSQLSVDTAHHVITDIRACHADGKDNQQLQDIVQRLQRRLWQQGLVFENCVADTGYSSGENYAFLENQGLKSFIPPHGTYKGGPDGFTYIREHDNYLCPQGKVIPFKKVFLDSRTKTKKKAYRASSKICKGCSIMESCLGKVNEKQFSVTYYRAEYERNIARVESPQGRYMKGKRQSTVEPVFGTLTQFMGMRKINTIGLEQANKVMHLSAIAYNLKKYLKFELKRSNSGLAKLAFKVFIKSTVQDMFSVFLRHQKVTF, encoded by the coding sequence ATGCAGGGAAAAAAGGAGTACCAGGAGAAGCTTTTCGCTAGTTTCCAACTTAGTGAACGTATACCGAAGAACAATTTTTACAGGCGTTTGGGATCCGCCCTTGATCTTGGTTTCCTCTATAAGTTGACTCGGCCCTATTATGGGGAGAGCGGTCAAAAGAGCATAGACCCCGTGGTGTTCTTCAAGCTTTGTCTGGTGGGTTATCTGGAGAACCTTATCAGCGACCGTAAACTGATTGCGCATTGTTCGATGCGCTTGGACATTCTTTATTTCATAGGCTATGACATTGATGAGGAACTTCCATGGCACAGTACCATAAGCCGTACACGCCAACTGTTTCCAGAGTCCGTTTTCGAGGAAGTGTTCACGAATATTTTACAGTTGTGTATAGAAAAGGGAATGGTAAGTGGTCATACCCAAGCGATAGATTCGGCACCGGTAAAGGCGAACGCGAGTATGGATACCTTGGAACTGAAAGTGCCCGAGGAAGAACTAAAGGAGCACTTGGTGCGGATACGGGCGATCAGCGCCATGGACAGGGAAGTGCCACACCGTAAGTCCAAGGATAATAAAGCGGATAAGGGCGATCGTAGTATTACCGCAAGTGGAAAGGAGCTGAATGCGATAAAGAGCCGTAACAAGAAGTGGGCGAAGGATCAGGATCAAAGACCCGGTGCAGGTAATAAAGGTGCGAAGTACACCAGTAACAAAACACATTATAGCCCAACGGACCCCGATGCCAGGATAAGTGTGAAACCCGGCAAGGCCAGAAAGCTGAACTATCTTTCTCAACTTAGTGTTGACACGGCGCATCATGTTATAACCGACATCAGGGCGTGCCATGCAGATGGAAAGGATAACCAGCAATTACAGGATATCGTACAACGCTTGCAAAGAAGATTATGGCAACAAGGTCTGGTATTTGAAAACTGCGTGGCCGATACGGGGTATAGTAGCGGGGAGAACTATGCATTTCTGGAAAACCAAGGGCTAAAAAGTTTCATTCCACCGCATGGCACCTATAAAGGTGGTCCCGATGGGTTTACGTACATCAGGGAACACGACAATTATCTATGCCCACAGGGCAAGGTGATCCCTTTCAAAAAAGTGTTCCTTGACAGCCGGACCAAGACCAAAAAGAAGGCGTACCGCGCGTCGAGCAAGATCTGCAAGGGCTGCTCGATCATGGAAAGCTGCCTTGGAAAGGTCAACGAGAAACAGTTCTCGGTCACGTATTATCGGGCGGAATACGAACGGAACATCGCAAGGGTCGAGAGCCCACAGGGCAGGTATATGAAGGGTAAACGACAAAGCACCGTAGAACCCGTTTTCGGTACCCTCACCCAGTTCATGGGCATGCGCAAGATAAATACGATAGGTCTGGAACAGGCCAACAAGGTGATGCACCTCTCCGCAATCGCCTATAACCTTAAGAAGTACCTGAAATTTGAACTGAAACGTTCAAATAGTGGGCTAGCAAAGCTTGCTTTTAAGGTCTTTATAAAAAGTACTGTCCAAGATATGTTTTCAGTATTCCTAAGGCATCAAAAAGTGACATTCTAA